One genomic segment of Carassius auratus strain Wakin chromosome 29, ASM336829v1, whole genome shotgun sequence includes these proteins:
- the LOC113048350 gene encoding interleukin-1 receptor-associated kinase 3-like isoform X2, whose product MSGKIDTSTLLFDVPPVLMGSFCRLMDSGIDGLGWRALAAHILPSQLEVRCTEMYVAAGKSPTQELMWLWAQQNKTVGDLLKVLDEMGHTRARSLFQSQDSCKLKSSSAPLFAKYLLNSEKSCQTPALYPESVSVKGEKQKYFITFSDVLEGTRHFHQDLKIGSSVFAEVYCGKWGNRSFVAKVFKQENKANWKALWEKFTKEIKVLQLYLHPNILELWGSFSEADRFCLVYPYLHNGSLFHRLHEEVQRPLSWQERLNIIKGTAKAVHHLHTAQPCMVICGNITSSNIFLDEHLQPKLSDFGLAHLRPHSVDQSCTIVMDTASHSNLGYLPEEYIRDGKLSVKLDVYGFGMRDVLHSEFEEKSSVDACLRFLDPKVEHWPTAVALCLLRIGLECTGSKMRIRPSMEMVLQRLNLILPTPAQLEDQPNTLDDTFPLQRSYNGLSQRLNVPIEFDEMYSPLEEPLPPRFPSLAEPCECSQSEVTFLSVGDANLSHSIRECLQENDKVVSASQSLQSDSAARLDLYGSWPVECSCSTGTEVLECEDCCANGFSQSVLCATLDDDAQHSQNGITNPAKEKIKNKIHLYNQGFIKTEELLSLKSE is encoded by the exons ATGTCAGGTAAAATAGACACGTCGACACTGCTCTTCGACGTCCCGCCGGTGCTGATGGGGTCTTTCTGCAGACTGATGGACAGCGGGATCGACGGTCTGGGATGGAGAGCTTTAG CTGCTCACATCCTTCCCAGTCAGCTTGAAGTGAGATGTACTGAAATGTATGTGGCTGCTGGGAAAAGTCCAACCCAAGAGCTCATGTGGTTGTGGGCCCAGCAGAATAAAACTGTAGGGGATCTTTTGAAGGTTCTGGATGAGATGGGTCACACTAGAGCCAGGAGTCTTTTCCAATCGCAAG actcGTGCAAACTGAAGTCATCCTCAGCCCCTCTGTTTGCCAAG TATCTGCTAAACTCTGAAAAGTCCTGTCAAACTCCAGCTCTTTATCCAGAGTCTGTGTCTGTTAAAG GTGAAAAACAGAAGTATTTCATCACATTTTCGGATGTCTTAGAGGGAACGAGACATTTCCACCAGGACTTAAAAATAGGATCGAGCGTGTTCGCCGAGGTCTACTGCGGAAAATGGGGAAACAGGTCTTTTGTGGCAAAAGTGTTCAAACAG GAAAACAAGGCTAATTGGAAGGCGTTGTGGGAAAAATTCACCAAAGAAATTAAAGTTCTACAACT CTACCTCCATCCTAATATCTTGGAGTTATGGGGCAGCTTTTCAGAGGCAGATCGCTTCTGTTTAGTTTATCCATACCTTCATAACGGATCATTGTTCCACAGGCTTCATGAG GAAGTTCAGAGGCCTCTATCATGGCAGGAAAGGCTGAACATCATCAAAGGCACCGCAAAGGCAGTCCACCATCTACACACTGCACAACCGTGCATGGTTATTTGTGGAAACATTACGAG TTCAAACATATTTTTGGATGAGCACCTGCAGCCCAAATTATCCGATTTTGGATTAGCTCATCTCAGACCACACTCTGTGGACCAGAGCTGCACTATCGTCATGGATACAGCCTCACATAGCAACCTTGGCTATCTGCCAGAGGAGTACATCCGTGATGGCAAGCTATCAGTCAAACTTGATGTTTATGGCTTTGGCATG agAGATGTACTGCATTCCGAGTTTGAGGAAAAAAGCTCTGTGGATGCCTGTCTGCGGTTTTTAGATCCCAAAGTTGAGCATTGGCCTACTGCGGTGGCACTTTGTCTGCTCCGAATTGGACTGGAGTGCACAGGCAGCAAAATGCGAATCAGGCCGAGCATGGAAATG GTGCTTCAGAGACTAAACCTAATCCTTCCCACACCTGCACAGCTTGAGGACCAGCCGAACACACTAGATGATACATTCCCTCTTCAGCGATCATATAATGGCCTCAGTCAGCGTCTAAACGTGCCCATTGAATTTGATGAAATGTACAGCCCACTGGAGGAACCGCTACCTCCCAGATTTCCCAGTCTGGCAGAACCCTGCGAGTGCAGCCAGTCTGAGGTTACTTTCTTGAGTGTTGGAGATGCAAACTTGTCGCATTCCATCAGGGAATGTCTTCAGGAAAATGACAAAGTGGTTTCAGCATCACAAAGTCTGCAGTCAGACTCTGCAGCTCGCTTGGACTTATATGGGAGCTGGCCTGTGGAGTGCAGCTGTAGCACTGGAACCGAAGTGCTGGAATGTGAGGACTGCTGTGCAAATGGCTTCAGTCAGTCTGTTTTATGTGCCACACTAG atgatGATGCCCAGCACTCTCAGAATGGCATCACAAATCCagcaaaagagaaaataaagaataaaattcaTCTGTACAACCAGGGGTTTATAAAAACTGAAGAACTTCTTTCGCTTAAATCAGAGTGA
- the LOC113048350 gene encoding interleukin-1 receptor-associated kinase 3-like isoform X1 translates to MSGKIDTSTLLFDVPPVLMGSFCRLMDSGIDGLGWRALAAHILPSQLEVRCTEMYVAAGKSPTQELMWLWAQQNKTVGDLLKVLDEMGHTRARSLFQSQDSCKLKSSSAPLFAKYLLNSEKSCQTPALYPESVSVKGEKQKYFITFSDVLEGTRHFHQDLKIGSSVFAEVYCGKWGNRSFVAKVFKQENKANWKALWEKFTKEIKVLQLYLHPNILELWGSFSEADRFCLVYPYLHNGSLFHRLHEEVQRPLSWQERLNIIKGTAKAVHHLHTAQPCMVICGNITSSNIFLDEHLQPKLSDFGLAHLRPHSVDQSCTIVMDTASHSNLGYLPEEYIRDGKLSVKLDVYGFGMVILETCTGQKVKHESAKNLFLRDVLHSEFEEKSSVDACLRFLDPKVEHWPTAVALCLLRIGLECTGSKMRIRPSMEMVLQRLNLILPTPAQLEDQPNTLDDTFPLQRSYNGLSQRLNVPIEFDEMYSPLEEPLPPRFPSLAEPCECSQSEVTFLSVGDANLSHSIRECLQENDKVVSASQSLQSDSAARLDLYGSWPVECSCSTGTEVLECEDCCANGFSQSVLCATLDDDAQHSQNGITNPAKEKIKNKIHLYNQGFIKTEELLSLKSE, encoded by the exons ATGTCAGGTAAAATAGACACGTCGACACTGCTCTTCGACGTCCCGCCGGTGCTGATGGGGTCTTTCTGCAGACTGATGGACAGCGGGATCGACGGTCTGGGATGGAGAGCTTTAG CTGCTCACATCCTTCCCAGTCAGCTTGAAGTGAGATGTACTGAAATGTATGTGGCTGCTGGGAAAAGTCCAACCCAAGAGCTCATGTGGTTGTGGGCCCAGCAGAATAAAACTGTAGGGGATCTTTTGAAGGTTCTGGATGAGATGGGTCACACTAGAGCCAGGAGTCTTTTCCAATCGCAAG actcGTGCAAACTGAAGTCATCCTCAGCCCCTCTGTTTGCCAAG TATCTGCTAAACTCTGAAAAGTCCTGTCAAACTCCAGCTCTTTATCCAGAGTCTGTGTCTGTTAAAG GTGAAAAACAGAAGTATTTCATCACATTTTCGGATGTCTTAGAGGGAACGAGACATTTCCACCAGGACTTAAAAATAGGATCGAGCGTGTTCGCCGAGGTCTACTGCGGAAAATGGGGAAACAGGTCTTTTGTGGCAAAAGTGTTCAAACAG GAAAACAAGGCTAATTGGAAGGCGTTGTGGGAAAAATTCACCAAAGAAATTAAAGTTCTACAACT CTACCTCCATCCTAATATCTTGGAGTTATGGGGCAGCTTTTCAGAGGCAGATCGCTTCTGTTTAGTTTATCCATACCTTCATAACGGATCATTGTTCCACAGGCTTCATGAG GAAGTTCAGAGGCCTCTATCATGGCAGGAAAGGCTGAACATCATCAAAGGCACCGCAAAGGCAGTCCACCATCTACACACTGCACAACCGTGCATGGTTATTTGTGGAAACATTACGAG TTCAAACATATTTTTGGATGAGCACCTGCAGCCCAAATTATCCGATTTTGGATTAGCTCATCTCAGACCACACTCTGTGGACCAGAGCTGCACTATCGTCATGGATACAGCCTCACATAGCAACCTTGGCTATCTGCCAGAGGAGTACATCCGTGATGGCAAGCTATCAGTCAAACTTGATGTTTATGGCTTTGGCATG GTTATACTAGAGACCTGTACAGGACAAAAGGTGAAACACGAGTCAGCAAAAAATCTGTTTTTG agAGATGTACTGCATTCCGAGTTTGAGGAAAAAAGCTCTGTGGATGCCTGTCTGCGGTTTTTAGATCCCAAAGTTGAGCATTGGCCTACTGCGGTGGCACTTTGTCTGCTCCGAATTGGACTGGAGTGCACAGGCAGCAAAATGCGAATCAGGCCGAGCATGGAAATG GTGCTTCAGAGACTAAACCTAATCCTTCCCACACCTGCACAGCTTGAGGACCAGCCGAACACACTAGATGATACATTCCCTCTTCAGCGATCATATAATGGCCTCAGTCAGCGTCTAAACGTGCCCATTGAATTTGATGAAATGTACAGCCCACTGGAGGAACCGCTACCTCCCAGATTTCCCAGTCTGGCAGAACCCTGCGAGTGCAGCCAGTCTGAGGTTACTTTCTTGAGTGTTGGAGATGCAAACTTGTCGCATTCCATCAGGGAATGTCTTCAGGAAAATGACAAAGTGGTTTCAGCATCACAAAGTCTGCAGTCAGACTCTGCAGCTCGCTTGGACTTATATGGGAGCTGGCCTGTGGAGTGCAGCTGTAGCACTGGAACCGAAGTGCTGGAATGTGAGGACTGCTGTGCAAATGGCTTCAGTCAGTCTGTTTTATGTGCCACACTAG atgatGATGCCCAGCACTCTCAGAATGGCATCACAAATCCagcaaaagagaaaataaagaataaaattcaTCTGTACAACCAGGGGTTTATAAAAACTGAAGAACTTCTTTCGCTTAAATCAGAGTGA
- the LOC113048352 gene encoding beta-2-microglobulin-like, with protein MRSLITFALFCVLYVIVQGKTSSPKVQVYSHFPGEYGKENTLICHVSGFHPPDITIELLKDGEVLTNTQQTDLAFEKGWQFHLTKSVTFKPERGEDYACSVRHMSNKNVYVWEPNM; from the exons ATGAGATCACTCATCACTTTTGCCCTATTCTGTGTGCTGTACGTCATTGTACAAGGGAAAACAT CCAGTCCCAAGGTCCAGGTGTACAGTCATTTTCCTGGAGAGTATGGGAAGGAGAACACCCTAATCTGCCATGTCAGTGGCTTCCACCCTCCTGATATCACTATTGAACTGCTGAAGGATGGTGAGGTTCTCACAAATACCCAGCAGACTGACCTGGCCTTCGAAAAGGGCTGGCAGTTTCACCTTACCAAGAGCGTCACCTTCAAACCAGAGAGAGGAGAGGACTACGCCTGCAGTGTTCGACACATGAGCAATAAAAATGTCTATGTTTGGG AGCCCAATATGTAA